The genome window GCCGCCATCGCGGCAAGCCCCCCGGCGATCAGCTTGTCGCCGGGATAACGGCGCTGGAACCACGGCGCCACCAGTACCGAGAACACCGCCAGCGCCACGCCCCAGCCGAAGAAGATCAGGCCGATCGCCCGCGGCGACATGTCGAGCGCGAACGGCACGAACGCCAGCACGGTGAAGAAGCCGTAGTAGTAGAACGCGGCGGTGACGGCGGTGGTCGACAGCCCCTTGTGGCCGAGCGCGCGGATCGGGTCGAGCAGGCCGGTGCGCGCCGCGGGCTTCGGCGTCGGCGGCAGGGCCAGCGCGATCGCCGCGAATCCCACCGCCATCAGCGCGGCGGTGCCGAAGAACGGATAGCGCCACGACATCGACCCGAGCGCCGCTCCGAGCAGCGGCCCCACCGAAATGCCGAGGCCCATCGCCGCCTCGTACAGCAGGATCGCGGTCATCGCCCCGCCGGAGGCGGCGCCGACGATCACCGACAGCGCGGTGGCGACGAACAGGGCGTTGCCGAACCCCCACCCGGCGCGGTAGCCGACGAGTTCCGCCACCGACTCGGAAGTGCCGGAGAGCGCGGCGAACCCGGCGATCAACGCCGCGCCGATCAGCAGCGTGGCGCGCCCGCCGAGGCGCGAGGACACCACGCCGGTGACCAGCATCATCGCGGCGGTGACGGCGAAGTAGCTGGTGAACAGCAGCGAGACCTGGGCATGGCTGGCGTTCAGCCCGCGCGCGATCGAGGTGAGAATCGGATCGACGAGACCGATCCCCATGAAGCCGACCATCGCGGCGAAGGCGGTGGCCCACACCGCGCGGGGCTGGCGGAAGAACGACGAAGGCGCTTCGGACATGAACGGGTTTCCCGGAACCGATAAAGATGTATGATGCAAGTATATCGGCGACCCTCTCGAATCAAGCTGCGGGATACACATATCTGCCCCGCAAGCATCGAGGGTCGGAAGGAGAGAAGCATGCCCGCGCCGCGCGAACGGACCGTCGCCCGCGTCGAAATCGAACTCACCCGCCTGGCGCGGGTGCTGGAGGCGGTGCGCCGCCACCGCAGCTATCCGATCGAACCGGCGCAGTACCTCCACCTCTGCATCCTCAAGGCCGAAGGGCCGCGCACGGTGGCCGGTCTCGCCGCGCGCCTGCTGCTCGACGCCTCGACGGTGACGCGGCAGATCGCGGCGATGGAGTCCGCCGGTCTGGTGTCGCGCGAGCCCCACCCCACCGACAGCCGCAGCCATCTCATCGCCCCCACCGCCCTCGGCCTCGCCCGCGCCGAGGAGATGCGCACGGGCCGCCGCGCCCGCGTCGCGCAACTGCTCGCCGACTGGCCCGAAGCCGATCGCGCCGAGCTCGCCCGCCTGCTGGAACGCCTCAGCCTCGGCCTGATCGGCCAGATCGAGCGCAGTCTCGCCGATAGCGGTTGATCGCCGCCGCGCTTGATTTACCCTGTCGGACATGGACAGCCCCGCGTTTCTCGCCGACGCCCTCGCGCTCGGCGCCGCCCACTGCGCCGCCCTGGTCGAAGATCACGGCGGCCTCCTGATCTCGCTGCTGCTCACCGGCCTGCTCGGCTCGGCGACCCATTGCGTCGGCATGTGCGGGCCGCTGGTGCTGGCGCAGACCGGCGCGGTGCTCGAAGGCATTCCCGCCTCGGGGATGCGCGAGTGGCACCGCCTCAAGGGCGGGCTGCTGCTGCCCTACCACCTCGGCCGCGCCACCACCTACGCCGCCCTCGGCGCGCTCGCCGCCGGACTGTTCGGGCTCGTGCCCGACACGCGATTCGCGGGCGTTCTCGGCGCCGCGCTGCTGGTGCTGGCGGCGCTCGGCTTCGTCGGCTACGCTCTGCCGCGCCTCGGCCTGCGCCTACCGCTCTCGGCCGACCCGGCCTGGGCGGGCCTCGTCGAGCGGATCGCCAAGCCGCTGTTCGCCCGGCCGGTCGGGGTGCGCGGCTATCTCCTCGGCGTCGCCCTCGGTTTCATTCCCTGCGGCCTCGTCTACGCCGCGCTCGCCGCCGCCGCGTCGAGCGGCAGCACCCTCGCGGGGTTCGTCGGCATGCTCGCGTTCGCGCTCGGCACCATGCCCGCGCTGATCGGCATCGGCGTGGCGGGCGGCTGGGCGGCGGCGCGCTTCCGCGGCGCGGCGGGCAAATTCCTGCCGTTCCTCTACCTCGCCAACGCGGCGTTCCTGCTGTTCCTCGCCTACGGCCTCGCCCGGCCCGCGTTCGACGCGGGTATCGGCGGGCATTTCGAGCTCTCCACGGCGGGCGGCCGCACCGTCACCGAGGCGGATTTCCGCGGCAAGGCGCTGGTGGTCTACTTCGGCTACACCTTCTGCCCGGACATCTGCCCCACCAGCCTGATCCAGATCGCCGACGGCATCGACCTGCTGCCCGAGGCGGAACGGAGCAAGGTCGCGGCGATCTTCGTCACCGTCGATCCGCAGCGCGACACCCCGGAAACCCTCGCCGAATACGTCGGCCACTTCCACCCACAGCTCCTCGGCCTGTCGGGCACCGAGGCGCAGATCGCCCAGGCGGCGCGCGCCTATCACGTTTTCTACAACAGGGTTGAGGGGCAGGGTGCGGCGGAGTATCTGATGGACCATACGACGCTGATCTACCTGATGGGGCCGGACGGCCGCTACCTGCGGAGCTTCCCCCACGACGTCGACCCTGCGGTGCTGGCCGAGGCCCTCGCCCGCGCAACCAAGGACATTCCGTGAGCGCACCCGGTTTCATCCTCGCCGCGCCCGCCTCCGGTTCGGGCAAGACGCTCGCGACGCTCGGCATCCTGCGCGCGTTCGCGCGCCGCGGCCTGCGCGTCGCCTCCGCCAAGGTCGGGCCGGACTACATCGACCCGTGCTTCCACGCCGCCGCCACCGCCCGGCCGTGCCTCAACCTCGACACCTGGGCGATGCGCGACGACACCCTCGCCGGGCTCGCGGGCGAGCTCGCCCACGCCAGCGATCTGATCGTCGCCGAGGGGGTGATGGGTCTGTTCGACGGCGCAATGGTCCCCTTCGGCACCGAGCGCGACGGCTCCACCGCCGCCCTCGCCCGCCTCTCCGGCTGGCCGGTGGTGCTGGTGGTCAACGTCAAGGGGCAGGCCGCCTCCGCCGCCGCGGTGGTGCGGGGCTTCGCCGCGCACGACCCGCGCGTCCGCCTCGCCGGGGTGATCTTCAACAACGTCGGCATGGGCCGCCATCTCGACATCCTCAGGGAGGCCACCGCCGCCGCCGCGCCCGGCCTCCGCGTGCTGGGCGGCATTCCGCGCACGCCGGACCTTTCGGTTCCGGAACGGCACCTCGGGCTGGTGCAGGCGCACGAGCATCCGGATCTTCCGGGCTTCCTCGACGCGGCCGCCGATCTGATGGAGAAATCCCTCGACCTCGACGCGCTGCTGGCGCTCGCCCGCCCCGCGACCCTGCCGCCCGCACCCGTGCCGAAGCCGCTGCCGCCGCTCGGCCAGCGCATCGCGGTGGCGCGGGACGTCGCGTTCGCCTTCGCCTACCCCGCCGTGCTCGACGGCTGGCGCGCCCAGGGGGCGGAGATCTCGATCTTCTCGCCCCTCGCCGACGAAGCGCCGGATGCGGCGGCGGACGCCGTCTATCTTCCCGGCGGCTATCCCGAGCTGCACGCGGCCCGGCTTTCCGCCAACGCAACGTTCCTCTCCGGCGTGCGCGCCGCGGTGCGGGGCGGCGCGGCGGCGTTCGGCGAATGCGGGGGATACATGGTCCTCGGCGACGCGATCACCGACGCCGACGGCATCGCCCATCCGATGCTCGGCCTGCTGCCGGTCGCCACCAGCTTCGCCAAGCGCCGCCTACACATGGGCTACCGCGTCGCCACCCTCGCCGCCCCCTCGGCGCTCGGGCCGCGCGGCATCCGCTTCCGCGCCCACGAGTTCCACTACGCCTCGATCGTTTCGGAATCCGACAGCGACCGGCTGTTCACCGTCGTCGATGCCTCGGGCGAGGCGCGCGGCGCCGTCGGCCTCGCGCGCGGCCGGGTGGCGGGCTCGTTCATGCACCTGATCGACCGCGAGGCGCCATGACCGACGCGCCCTTCTGGCAGACCAAACGCCTCGACCGGATGACCTCCGCCGAGTGGGAAAGCCTGTGCGACGGCTGCGGCAAGTGCTGCCTCCACAAGCTCGAAGACGAAGCCACCGGCGAGATCGCCTTCACCCGCGTCGCCTGCCGCCTGCTCGACCGCGCCACCGCCCGCTGCGGCGACTACGCCCACCGCCGCATCCGCGTGCCCGACTGCGTCCGCCTCACCGCCAAGGGCGCGGCGAAATTCGGCTGGCTGCCGCGCACCTGCGCCTACCGCCTGATCGCCGAGGGCAAGCCGTTGCCGGACTGGCATCATCTCGTCTGCGGCGATCCCGAGGCGGTCCACCGCGCCGGAATTTCGGTGCGCGGCCGCACCGTCGGCGAGGACGAGGTGGTCGACCTCGAAGATCACATCGTCGCATGGCCGGATCTCTGAACCCGTTCCGCCGCCGCGCCGCGCTGCCCGAGGTTTGGCGTATCGACGGAACCGACTGGCCGATCGTCCTCGCCCGCCGCGCCGGAACCCGCCGCGTCACCCTGCGCCTCTGCCCGCTCACCGACTGCCTGCGCATCTCCGCCCCGGCGCGCACCGCCCTCGCCGACATCCGCGCGATTCTCGACCACCACGCCGCCGCGCTCGCCGCGCAGGCCGCGAAACTGCCGCCCCGCGTCGACTTCGCCGCGGGCGCGCGGATTCCGTTTCGCGGCCGAACCCTTCGCCTCGTCCGCGCCGACGGCTTCCGCAACGTCTGGAGCGAGGACGCCGAAGGCCCGGTTCTCGCGGTCGGCGGCCGCCCCGAGCACTTCGCCCGCCGCGTCCGCGACGCGTTGCTCAAAGCCGCCGAGGCCGAACTCAAAACCGAAACCGCCGCCGCCGTCGCCCGCCTGACCGGCATCCCCGCCCGCCCGCTTGCCGCCGTCCGGCTCGGCGACACCCGCGGCCGCTGGGGCTCCTGCGCCGCCGACGGCACCCTGCGGTTTTCCTGGCGCGTCATCCTCGCGCCGCCCGAAATCCTCCGCTATCTCGTCGCCCACGAGGTCGCCCACCTCGCCGAAATGAACCACTCCCCCAAATTCTGGCAGGTCGTCGCGCGCCTCCTCCCCGAGGCCGCCGCCGCCCGCGTCTGGCTCCACCGCCACGGCGCCGCCCTCCACCGCATCGGTCCGCCTCGCTGAGGACGGCAGGCCGGGGAACCCGATCCCCCGGCCCGATTCAAAAGGGGAGGAGCTCCCTCGCGGACCCCCTCCCCTTTGAAAACCCGTGGACTTCGAGACTCTTACCGGGTCTGGCCTACCCCCGGGGCGGAATCCGGGCGACGGCGCGGGCGCGGACGTCGGCGGGCGCGTCGAACCACGGCACGATGCCCTCGGCGGTTCCAGCGTAGAGGGTGGCGAGGTCGAGCAGGGCGTCGGCGTGCTGGGCGGGGTCGAGGCCGCCGTAGACGTAGGTCCATTTCTCCGGCCCGCCGGACAGGGCGACGGCGCATCCCTTGGCGCAGGCGGCGAGGCACTGCGCCGGGCGCAGCGTCACGCCTTCGGGCAGTTCGCGGGTTTCGAGGGCTTCGAGCATCCGCGTGCCGGGCCAGGGGGCCTTGGCGGCGGGCGCGCCGCCCGCGGCGCGGCGGCAGGTGGTGCAGACGATCAACTGGGTCTCGGCCAAATTCACTCTCCTTTGCGGGTACCGGCCAGACTTGGGCCAGCGCACCCGGCAAAACAAGGCCGGAGGAGCGCCCGCGGCGCGTCACTCGCCCATGTTGAGGAACAGGCCCTTTTCGCGGGCGACGCGGACCATGTAGAGGAAGAACGCGGTGACGGCGGAGAAGTAGGCGGCGTTGAGAGCGATGGCGCGCCCGAACAGATCCCAGCGGAATACATGGTCGAACATCACCGCGCGCATGCCCTCGAAGACGTAGGCGGGCGGCATGCTGTAGGCGATCGCCTGAACCCAGTCGGGCAGCACGGCGATCGGATAGTAGATCCCCGAGATCGGCGCGAGGCCGAAGATCAGAACCCAGGCGAGGCTTTCCGCGCCGAGGCCGAAGCGCAGCACCAGCGCGGCGGTGAACAGGCCGAC of uncultured Alphaproteobacteria bacterium contains these proteins:
- a CDS encoding putative metal-dependent hydrolase (Evidence 3 : Function proposed based on presence of conserved amino acid motif, structural feature or limited homology) → MAGSLNPFRRRAALPEVWRIDGTDWPIVLARRAGTRRVTLRLCPLTDCLRISAPARTALADIRAILDHHAAALAAQAAKLPPRVDFAAGARIPFRGRTLRLVRADGFRNVWSEDAEGPVLAVGGRPEHFARRVRDALLKAAEAELKTETAAAVARLTGIPARPLAAVRLGDTRGRWGSCAADGTLRFSWRVILAPPEILRYLVAHEVAHLAEMNHSPKFWQVVARLLPEAAAARVWLHRHGAALHRIGPPR
- a CDS encoding conserved hypothetical protein (Evidence 4 : Homologs of previously reported genes of unknown function) yields the protein MAETQLIVCTTCRRAAGGAPAAKAPWPGTRMLEALETRELPEGVTLRPAQCLAACAKGCAVALSGGPEKWTYVYGGLDPAQHADALLDLATLYAGTAEGIVPWFDAPADVRARAVARIPPRG
- the cobB gene encoding Cobyrinic acid A,C-diamide synthase; its protein translation is MSAPGFILAAPASGSGKTLATLGILRAFARRGLRVASAKVGPDYIDPCFHAAATARPCLNLDTWAMRDDTLAGLAGELAHASDLIVAEGVMGLFDGAMVPFGTERDGSTAALARLSGWPVVLVVNVKGQAASAAAVVRGFAAHDPRVRLAGVIFNNVGMGRHLDILREATAAAAPGLRVLGGIPRTPDLSVPERHLGLVQAHEHPDLPGFLDAAADLMEKSLDLDALLALARPATLPPAPVPKPLPPLGQRIAVARDVAFAFAYPAVLDGWRAQGAEISIFSPLADEAPDAAADAVYLPGGYPELHAARLSANATFLSGVRAAVRGGAAAFGECGGYMVLGDAITDADGIAHPMLGLLPVATSFAKRRLHMGYRVATLAAPSALGPRGIRFRAHEFHYASIVSESDSDRLFTVVDASGEARGAVGLARGRVAGSFMHLIDREAP
- a CDS encoding Putative membrane copper tolerance protein (modular protein) (Evidence 3 : Function proposed based on presence of conserved amino acid motif, structural feature or limited homology); this encodes MDSPAFLADALALGAAHCAALVEDHGGLLISLLLTGLLGSATHCVGMCGPLVLAQTGAVLEGIPASGMREWHRLKGGLLLPYHLGRATTYAALGALAAGLFGLVPDTRFAGVLGAALLVLAALGFVGYALPRLGLRLPLSADPAWAGLVERIAKPLFARPVGVRGYLLGVALGFIPCGLVYAALAAAASSGSTLAGFVGMLAFALGTMPALIGIGVAGGWAAARFRGAAGKFLPFLYLANAAFLLFLAYGLARPAFDAGIGGHFELSTAGGRTVTEADFRGKALVVYFGYTFCPDICPTSLIQIADGIDLLPEAERSKVAAIFVTVDPQRDTPETLAEYVGHFHPQLLGLSGTEAQIAQAARAYHVFYNRVEGQGAAEYLMDHTTLIYLMGPDGRYLRSFPHDVDPAVLAEALARATKDIP
- the yfmO gene encoding Multidrug efflux protein YfmO, which codes for MSEAPSSFFRQPRAVWATAFAAMVGFMGIGLVDPILTSIARGLNASHAQVSLLFTSYFAVTAAMMLVTGVVSSRLGGRATLLIGAALIAGFAALSGTSESVAELVGYRAGWGFGNALFVATALSVIVGAASGGAMTAILLYEAAMGLGISVGPLLGAALGSMSWRYPFFGTAALMAVGFAAIALALPPTPKPAARTGLLDPIRALGHKGLSTTAVTAAFYYYGFFTVLAFVPFALDMSPRAIGLIFFGWGVALAVFSVLVAPWFQRRYPGDKLIAGGLAAMAALLAAMAFGDPALTIAAVILSGAVMGVNNTVFTEMAMEVSGEPRAVASAAYNFVRWFAGVVAPYAAPSIAARFGAPAAFGVAACASLVGVAVMWSRRHHLGRFGSVPLAAE
- a CDS encoding Transcriptional regulator, MarR family; translation: MPAPRERTVARVEIELTRLARVLEAVRRHRSYPIEPAQYLHLCILKAEGPRTVAGLAARLLLDASTVTRQIAAMESAGLVSREPHPTDSRSHLIAPTALGLARAEEMRTGRRARVAQLLADWPEADRAELARLLERLSLGLIGQIERSLADSG
- the ycgN gene encoding conserved hypothetical protein (Evidence 4 : Homologs of previously reported genes of unknown function); this encodes MTDAPFWQTKRLDRMTSAEWESLCDGCGKCCLHKLEDEATGEIAFTRVACRLLDRATARCGDYAHRRIRVPDCVRLTAKGAAKFGWLPRTCAYRLIAEGKPLPDWHHLVCGDPEAVHRAGISVRGRTVGEDEVVDLEDHIVAWPDL